The nucleotide sequence TGTCCAAGCTGAGCCGCGAATTCTGCCATAGCAAGAAACCCCGCGTCGGTGAAGCTAACGCATGTCGCTTTCTAGCAGGCCGGGATATTGGTACGGCATTTGGCCCCAGCATGGTCATGGAGGATCGAAGAGCGCTGGAGAGTCGGAGCGTATTAGTACCCCTGATGTTCAGTCGCTCATGAACTGAACACAGTACGAGAAACATGAATGAAATGATGGCGGGCTCCGAGAAATAGTGGGAACACTCTTGTAATAACGATACCATGTCCTTCGTTTCTTGATGTATTTACTATCAGTATTCTTTACACTGACAACGAATATTATGCTTTGTTATGACCAATGCCTTCGTTGCCTCTCATCATGTGCTTGCTTAATTATGAACTTTCCTTCCTTATTGTCTCCATTGCCTTAATATACTCCGAGACTTCTTTCAGGCCCGTGAGCATCAAGTCTCTCCTTCGACCTTCAATGACTATAGTCGGCACGGCATCGATGTCCATACCTGTACTTCTGATCTTTTCTTTGGTATCCCTTTCACCCCTGGACTTATCTTCCACCAAGCTCTTTGCCATTTCCTCATCTATACCAGCCTCAACACATGCCTCAATCAACATATCGTCAGCACCGGGATGTCTGCCTTCCGCAAAATACAATCTAAACACCGCGTCCACGAGCTTGTTCGCTACTTCAGCTCCCTTGGACTCCTGAACTTGTTGAATGACCCGATGTCCAGGAAATGAGTTACCAGTTGGTCCCGTAAAAGCTATGGGAAGTTTCAGTGGTTGAGCAAGTGAGAGCATATACTCTTGGAAGATTTTCTGGGCCTCTTGATTGTCATTATGCTTCTTATGTAGGGCATATGCAGCTCGGTCTGGGATGGTTTCAGGCCTGTCTGGATTAGGCTGATAAGATGCGAAATGAAGcttgaaggagatggaggatgaagaattcGAGGAGCGGAACTGAGACAGAGCCTCATCAAGTCTGTAGTCGAAGCGTCAGACGGTCATTAAAGTCAAGGTGAGCCAATAAAGATGGGAGATACTACCTCCTCTTTCCAAGATATGTCCTGAGATGTATTAGCCATGACtctgcttctcttcaacaagctAGGTTAGGCATCATACCAAGGACAAATCGTGTCCATGACGAAAGTGATTTGAGACTGGTACATAATGAGATGCGATAGGAGACGAATAGTTATTGCATCTCTTGTATATGGCACCCATTAAATGACCGAGATCCACGTTGGAATATAAATGCGGGGTAATTGCACCAAGCCTCCGGATCTATAACGGAACGGAACGACTAAACCGAAAGAGTCTTCATGCGTAAGGATAATCTCATGGTAGTGGAGGTCTCACTTATGATGTATACATCTTTTCACATTGGATATAAGGAACCATTGGAACTAGAAATGGGTATCTCGGAACATGGAATGTGTATCGCTGTACTTAGTCAAACGTCATCTTGGTACCCGTATGCTTCACAACCGCGCCCGTCAGTCTCGCAACAGATAtatcctcagcctccttgagCGGCTTCGCAGCCCCCCCACGAGTATCATGACTCTCCCGCACTGCGCCATTCGTTTGATCATACTTGCGCGGCGGAGGTCGACCTCGTGGGTTACTGTCCTTGTCGGGAAGCGCCTTACGATCCTTGCCGAACCGCTTCTTGTACCGTACTTGATCATCCTCGGCCAACTCCACCTTGAGCTCGCGACCCAGCATTCGGTTTACCCACCACTTGCGTGTCTTGAACTGCTTCTGCTGCGacttgtccttctcttcatcgtccttgAAATCGTCCTCTGTGTCGACTGCCTCTTTAATTTTGACAAAACCTTTGACCGCCcatgcagcagcagtggGGTCCTGGAACTTGACCCAGCCAAAGCCCTTGCACTTCCCAGTATCCTCGAAGGTCGCAACCTTGGCCCATTCGATCTCGCCGCACTTCTCAAAGTTTCTGTATAGATCGTCCTCAGTTGTTTTGAAGCTCATATTGCCCACAAAAATCTTGCGACTGGCATTGGCATCTTGCTTTTGCTCCTTGCTGGTCTTTCCCTCATTGGCATCCTCTTCTGTGGACTCAGCCTCCTTTTTGGGCCGACCCTCAAACGATGTCGCATCCTTGATGAGAAGTTTTCGACCACCAAGGTCACTCTCGGTCAGAGAGATAGCGGAGACTTTGGGACCGATTTCTGTAAAATCGACGTAGGCAAACCCCTTGTTTGCTGGTTTGACACTCTTATCCCGGCCAGGTTCCTTGTTGGTTGGTAGCTTGACCCGAGTGATCATCTCTTCAGTGATGACGCCTCCGGAGTTATCGACGAGCCACTTGCGAAGTTCTGTAGCCGTGACATGAAATGGCATGTTGCCGATCCAGACACTGTGCTCTGACCGAGCGGCTTTCTTATCCTTGCCATCTTTATCGCCCCTTTTCTCGTCATCGCTATCCTGTTTCGAGGGCAATGACTTTCCCTTTTTGAGGGCACGCTTTGCACGCTTAGACGGGGGCTCGGGTGCGTCTACGTCGACTTCGATTTCTTCGAGTTCGATCTTGCGCTTGGAAGAAGATACAGCGGCTTCAGACTCTGCCATCTCAGCAACTTCTGTCGATTCGACCTTCTCAATTTCGATAGTCTTCCCGGAGCTCTCGGTCTTCAATTCCGACTTCGAAGctttgggcttcttctctttcttttcctttgtcGCCAttgtggtgatgatggttgatAGACGAGTCTAAGGATAAAGTCGCTAGAAATTTTCTGCCTGTTCTAATGCGATAAGAGATAAGAAACTCGGAGATGTGGGCCCGCCGCCGGACCCTTGAAAATCTGATTGCTCCGATAGTGGGCCTGCCAAGTACCGATTATGCGTTGTCCATTGTCCGTTGTCCGCCGCATTGAAGCCCCTGGAATTATGGAGAAGCCTACAGCTTGTTCAACAAGGagaaagactttattagtgAGATTTTGCTGAGTACTGACTACATAAGGGTATTAACTTCTCAGCGTTATGTCAACCCCAAGCACCGTACGGTAAGCTCAATCAACCTCTGAAaaagagatgagaaggacaTACAATGGCAGCTGTTGAACTCTGCTAAAATGTGATACTGGCAGTGAGATGAATAGTAGCCTTGCTGGGGGTTGTCAATTTCTGGGTATCGATGCTTGTGGATAGGCGCAGTGACGTTTGGTGCTACAAAGACAGCGAATCTTACGGGCTGATGCCATTACAGAGGATCTATAGTTTGCTAACTTGCCTGGAGATAAGAACTTAGAGGGGGAAGCaattgaggctgctgttaGATACGATTTTGCTATTAAGTCGTATCTTGTAAAGCGAGACGAACAAACTGGTATTCATCAAATATCTCACCGCTTGACGGCACTAGTCATCcaatatacctaggtaggtagtaacAGGGGTTTCGCTGTCTCAGAAACATCCCAAACACCCAATGGCAGAAGTTATCAAGCAAAGTTGTCAGTGAATCATCCATGGAACCGAGCTTACCATAGCCCTGTATAGTTACCAGTACCTTAGGGACTATGCCAGCCCTGACTTTCATCCCTAATTGTTATCACGTATCTGCGGCCCAACCATAAGCTATCACCCGACCAGCATGCCAGTCTATCGACATTGCTGATAAGAAGGTGATTAATCAGAATGTTCACACCTGTACATAGTAACTTGTTGTTCCGGGGCCTGAGAGCTACTGGCCCGACGTACATCGCCGAGGCCGTACCAGGTGGCGGCCGAATTTGGGAAAGGACCCGTTCCGGCCCCGTCAAGACGGCCCGGGCTTAGTTAATCTTAACTTTGCCGTGGTAACTATTGATTGGTGGGTATGCCATGAAGAGCCCCGGCGGATTCCTAATCCTATACCGCTTCTGACATATAAAATACTTGAAATGACGCTTGAAGAAAATTTGCAAGAGTCATGACATAGAATTGTAGACCCGGCCAGCGGGGTGAAGGAAAATTGAAACCAACCAACAGCCACTTGAGCCCAAAATGGTGCTAAATTAATACTGGAGACCATGAAGATGCCCCTCAACCGGTCCCTGTTCACGTGTGGCTACCAGGCCTGGGCGGCTTGCGACGGGGGCCTCAGGTGTGGCCAGAGCGAATGAGATGCCTCGTGACCCCCCTTCGACCTAGGCCCAGGTAAAATTCACTAGCCCCAGACAACGGACCAAAAACACTGGAACCTTGGAACTCTCCCTCATTCAAAGCCTGACCAACCCCAACTTCACCAGTCCCGTCcacctcttcatcctcctccacctttTTAAAACCCTCTTCTACGCCATTCACCCTCCGCCACGATTCCTCTATTTCATTCGATATATCGTATTGCTCGGAATAGCAATTCTGCCAAGCAAACGCTTCCATCATATTCACAGTGCTTAACGCTGACTCCCGACACATTTGTATTCACGCAACCGGCGATAGAATTTGGAACTTCGTTTCTTGACGTCCAGCACTACGAGACCACCGCTGGTGTCTTAACGGCCAACACACAAACCATCTTTGTCGGCAAACACATTCGTCACCGACTCTGGCTTATCCAACTTGCACTGTCTCTGAGTGATTTATTCATTCATTGATTGTTGAACAAGGATCGTCCCCGAGTCCCATCGGATGCTTTTGGAACTTGCGACAACATGAACGTTCTGCTCTCGCCTCAGCCCCCTGTCTTCCCTCATCAACACGAAAACCCTCGTCTCTCCCCACAGCGATCCCGTAAGTGCTATCGTGCCTCGATCATTCCCATTCGAGATGCGGATGACTCGCTCAACTCTTCCACCAAACTGCTCTTTGCCACTAACACTTTCAGTGCCCCCCTTTCACAGTATGACCTCTCGAAAGCGAAAAGCTgacgaggatggtgatgaaacCATGTCACCCAGGAGTTCCCCTACTATCTCTGCTCGGCCTCTAGCTCGACCATCGAAAAAAGTTCGATCCAACGAAGTCATCGGTCGACCTCTTGCACTTCCACGACTTCTCGAGACTCTCGATACGTCTCAGCTCAGAACCGTTCTTGAGCGCATATGCGAAACTCATCCCGATATTGGTCATGAGGTTGTCTCACAAGCTCCTCGACCTTCAGTTACGTCTGCCTTGCAAGTTTTGCAAGGCTACGAGGCGAAGTTGAAGGATGCTATTCCATACGGCGAGACTAGCCCGGAATACACCTACTATCGGATCAAAGAGCCACTGGTTGCTTTGATTGACGCACTATCAGACTTCACCCCTCAATTTCTCCCACCAAATGAAACCCAGCCTACCAAATCACTTGAGTTCTTGGACGAGGCCACAAACATTATTCATAGACTTCCCAATTGGGAGCCGCAGACATACCGACACCATAAAGAAACTGCATATGAAGAAATATCGAAGGCATGGGCACTTGTTATCAACGAGGCTGGCAAGAGGGCCGGAGGTCTCAACTTACATACTGGAGGATGGGATCAAATTTTGTCTCGACACAATGAACAATCCGGTGATCGCCTTGCCTCAGCAATCCACACTATGTCCACCAGCGTTGGATGGATAGGCGCCAACGCAAACCCAGGAGCTGGAGGGCCTTCTGACCCTAATTCTATTCTCAACCAGCTCATGTCTGGTACCTATGGAGCTCCCGTTAGAGTCGGGCCCTGGTAGGGACAGTTGTGACCTGGAGCTCTCCAAGATAATGATTGCATATCGCGGCGCACCGGACCAGTCATCTTCGCACATATTACGACCAAATCATCACGACGACTTTCATTTGGCAGCATTGGCGGCATAGACTTGAGGCAcccatttctttttttcaCGGCAGGGTGGTTGGCGTTTTGCGTGTGTTTTTTTATATCCCTTTCCTTCACTTATGAACCAGTAGGGATAATTGTTATACGGATAGGTTGATTTCCCAAGCAACCCCAACAGCGCAGACAGACTGCGTGTGCCTGTATGTAGAAATTTGATATATCTTGTTTGTTATCTTGATAGTCTTTGCAGAAGGCTTGCAGACAGTTCTCCACGAACCTCTGAATTGTTCCTTGTGACGACCGACACTGTATATTTGTCGATGAAACCTGGTAACATACCTGGATGTAACCTTTTTCTACCAGCCAGATATGTCACCCTAACCAGGACCTATCGTCGAATGAATAGTATCTTTCAGACCCGGCTCTATCCCGTCTATATCACTAAGCGGAAAGGGAAAGACTGGCAGCCGCAATTACGTGACCTAAATGCATTGAATGAACGTTTATCGGATAAAAAAGCTGAAACTTTGTTATCTTCAAGTAGAAacatatatagctaaaaggttCAAGACGAACGCGACGTGATATGAACTCAATAGGTAAGCCCTCATGGGCATGCATATTCCAATTGCGTCTTGAGCTTCGTGCACTTATAACTCTCCTCTTTTAAGAAATGACATTCCTCTTTGGGATGTTCTCCCCGTCATCGAGATCCTTTTCTTCAGCCTGAAGCTGATGACCTTGGTATAAAATCTAACTTACTAAGTGACACATGCCGCAGGGACTGAACTGAAGATGCCAAAATGGTTAGCCATCTAATTCAAAAGCCGCTGATTACATACCGGATTTTCTTCTATCTACACGAAATTTACTGTAATCCTTTTGTCGTAATGTAGGATAGAGGCCTTGAGTTCTCTCGCCTCCCAAAGACGAGGCATTGAATCCGTGATGGAGGTACGGAGGtctactacctaccttatgtaGGAACAAAGAGTTGTCCAAGTCATTCGATTTgaataccttaggtaggtaggtagattcAGAGATATGAGGGGCAATTATGGACACTCGACAATCTGATTACAGTTGTACAGCACTCGTCTACCAAGAACAGGAATTCCATACCAGGTTAGTCCTTCTAACGGGCTTACAGGCTTACAGACGATGGTGCCTTGCCTACGCAGTGTCACGTGCTCTCCCGTCATTCAATCCAGGCAGTCGCGCCTCCACTTCTGACCGTTAACGCGCTCTTGCTCATTGATCAATATCAAGCCCGCCACTGCTGGCGAAGTTTTGCCTCAACTCTATACTATCTCAATTTTTCTCTATTACTACAAATCCTTATTGCTGACACTTCCCGAGTTCTTCATGTGCACATAAATTTTGTTCTGTGTTCAACCATTCACCATGCCTGCGTATGTCCCTAGACGTGTCGCGTTTAATGTTCTTATCACTAACGGCTTCACCAGTCCAGGCGATCAGCACACTACAGTGACGAATCCCTTTGAGGAGCCGCGTATACGAGTCGCCGAATGGGCTGCCAAGGACATTGCAACTATCTCAGCGAAACTGGATAAACAACTTGGCCCCGAGTACATTTCTGCCCGTGCAGGTCCTGGTGGTACCAAAGTTCATTACTTAACTGCTGAGAAGTGTATCACCTTGGCGAATGAAGTATTTGGTTTTAACGGATGGTCGTCCTCCATTCAAAACATTCAGGTTGACTTCGCGGACGAAAATCCTCAAACACAGCGCGTCAGTATCGGTTTATCGGTCATAGTCCGAATTACACTACGCGATGGCACCTACCATGAGGATATTGGATACGGATCCATCGAGAACGCAAAAGGAAAGGCAATGGCTTTCGAAAAGGCTAAGAAGGAGGGCACCACCGACGGACTGAAACGCGCCTTGAGGAGCTTTGGTAACGTCTTGGGCAATTGCATATACGACAAAGACTACGTGAAACAAGTCACCAAAATGAAAGCCGAGCCCGTTAAAAAGTTTGATCAAGACAATCTCCACCGTCACGCTGACTACATCAAGCGTGATGTTTTAAGACAAGAACCCGCCGCTGCCTCTACTTCTGCCGCGCCCGCTGCGCCTGTGGTTAAGACAGAGCCGGTGCCGCCACTCCCTGTTGCAGAGTCATTTGACGATTATCTTGGAGGTATCTTGTCCTCCGATGGATTTGAGGAAATCGAGGCTGAATATCTGTAGAGCTCGACGAGGCAGACTTCTGTGTTCCAGAAGATGGCCACCCGGACGAAATTATGCTTTCAACATCAATCCTGGGCCAATCTGCAAATGAGGGACCCATCAACAGAACAGCAGCCCAACAAGTTCAGCAGCAAACTGGCAGGTCGAATTCTACTGGACCTCCGAATCGAGCACCGCAAACTCCGATACATGGACAGCAACGTCCAGCCCCCCTGAATGGTGCAGCCACACTTTCCAATCGCCCGCAAGGTGGACCTTCGGGACGAACAACTCCAAATCAGATTGGCAACCCTCGTCTGCCACCTAATGGACCTCAAAATATGCCCGAAACCGTAGGGTTCTTCTCTGCAAAGGCCGTGAATCAACTACCGGAATCCACTCTAGAGGGTTCGAGTAGTGCTCGTCTTGTTTTGCCACAGGGACAGCAGGCCTTCAACCCCAAGGCAGAAAGCCCATCTATTCGAAAAACCCCTGGCATCGACCACTCTTCATCCAAACCTGTTGCAAAGAATGGCCAACATGTTGCCCCGACTAATAGCCAAGTAACAGTGGCACCTGCTACGCGCTCTAACACGAATAGCTTCACCCCGGTGCGACCTTCGATGCCCAGCTCCCAGAGCGCACGCGGAAATGTCATAAACCCTTCGCTCGATCAAACTCGTCGAATTGGCGCACCTTCCGGCCCAGGAAGTCCACTCGCAAATAGGGGCAGCTATCGACCCCCAGCAATGAAACGACCTCCTCCAGTGGATGGTAGAACTGCACTAGCCGACCTCCCCGCTAACGGAAACGGAGGGACAGCACCAACTGCGGCAAGCGGATTGGAAGCAAAGCGACAGAAGACGGGGTAGGCCTTTAAGGTCGAAGTCTGGGTTCAGACAGGCGATGAATGGCATGATGGTAGGCGTACCGGTATTTCTAAGAGATGCTTTTGTTAGGAGCTCAGGTCTGGGATATTTTTTATGGAATCAAATAATGATCGGAATGCAACTTGGGCTCTAGAGTTAAACGTCAGATACCATTCCCTGTCTGCATTACGGTCTGACTTGGTGCTTTTCAAATAAGTATAAATGCCGAGTTATGTTCTTGAAAATGATATGGCAATCAATAGAAGTTGCTGCTCTCTGTGGAGTTTCTGGGACATATATCTCTGATCATCACTGGTGCGTTGTTATTTCATCTATCATCCTATTGTTACATGGCTAAGCCTACCTAGTTGGTGTACATGTGCTTCATCCCAAAGACATTCGAGATGCTCTATTTAGGGCGGAGAAAGTGTTTTATATGTATGCTTGCTGCTTTCAGTTCAGCTTAGCAAGCCCTGACTGAGCCTGTTTCACTGCATGTGGAAAACCAAGCTTGCCCGCCATTTCGATACACTGCTTGTACTTCTTGCGAGCCAAGTCATTGTTGCCCAACATGGCTGCGACATCGCCCCAATTACACAAAGCAACAGCGCAAGCCTCGTCACATTCCTCTGTACGCTCATCGCCACTAACATCCTTTGCATGCTTATAAGCGTTTTTGGCCCAGTTCTGCGCAGCTTCTAGGCACTCCTTCCGAGTCGCGGGCATGGCAGGGTCATGCAGCTCCTTAATCATCTCGGAGGGCTCGCTGGTAGGTGGAACAAATATGGGGTGTTGGGCGAAGCTGGCAGCGAGGTTGTTCATAATGATGGGACGGTGGCAGGGCGCCTCACAAAGACGAAGagcttggaagaagagagggatCGCGAGGTGGAACTGGTTCTTGCGCTCGTAGTCACGACCCAAAGATTCCATAGCGCCACCCATTTGTTCTGGGCTTAGCCAGTCACCCTCTCCAGGCTTGATACCCTCCTCTTTGCGGCGACGAAATTCTTTTAAAGCGGTTTCAACAGCCCAAATGAGGTGCTTCTGAGAGCTGTCAGGGTCAAGAACGTGTTCGTCTGCGTAAAGCTCTCCAAGTTTGATAGCAATCCCAACAGTCTTAGTAAGAAGACGTTGCCTCTTATGCCATAAGCTTTCGGGTACGAAGTCCTCGTCAGTAGCTTCTTGCTCATTGGGAGAAGCGGCATTGTTCACGTCATGGGTCGAAGAGGCCTTGGACGTCTCGGATGCAGGCTTGACAAGTCTGCCCTCATCGTTGACTTTGCCTTCCTTGACCGAGTGCTCCATAACCCGAATCCACCTGTTACAGTCGGAAAGGATGCCCTCAAGAACCTGCAAGCAGCCGTTGTAGTTTCCGATCTTCTGCAGCCAGTGTGAAGTCTGGATACGAATACCAAGAACTTCGTCAGAGTAGGGATCTAGGCCATGCTCTGCGCATTGATCCATGGCGCGCTTATAGTACTTGAGAGCGAGTTCGGAATCGGGACTGATGTTGGTATAGTATAGAGCTCGTCGTAGAGAGTTTGCGATGGGCTTTGGATATCGTGTAAATTGGTAGTGATAGAAGTAGTTGAAGTAAAGGTAGACGGTGTATGCGCCAATGACCGACACCACACCGAGGCTAATATCGTTACCACAAGGAAATGGCCGAGGGTATGCTCTGGGACTCACATGAAGATTCCTAGTGTTGTTGCACCCGGGCTCTGTCGGAACGCTGTCTTAATACCGGTAGGACTCATGGCGACTACAAGACTACGTaggccagcagcaagagcacGACCAGCGAATTGGCGAAATGTGATCTGTGGTAGTGTCGGTTGACTTTTCTTGGGTAACTGGTTCTTCCTGGCTTCAAGatctccatcatggcgatTATTTGACGAATTGCTTGTTTGGAATCGACACTGGTCCGACCGGAGGCCAACAATGGCCCAGAAGTTGACCGTGGCTGTTCGTGAACGTAATTGGACGGACAACAGGCCGGAAGCTGGGTGCTGCCAGCATCTCCGGCGGAGGGGCCTCAGCGATGCAACTACTGACACCGACATGGTAAGCCGGTTGACGAGTCCCTCGGCGAGCGA is from Fusarium musae strain F31 chromosome 4, whole genome shotgun sequence and encodes:
- a CDS encoding hypothetical protein (BUSCO:EOG092645U1) → MATKEKKEKKPKASKSELKTESSGKTIEIEKVESTEVAEMAESEAAVSSSKRKIELEEIEVDVDAPEPPSKRAKRALKKGKSLPSKQDSDDEKRGDKDGKDKKAARSEHSVWIGNMPFHVTATELRKWLVDNSGGVITEEMITRVKLPTNKEPGRDKSVKPANKGFAYVDFTEIGPKVSAISLTESDLGGRKLLIKDATSFEGRPKKEAESTEEDANEGKTSKEQKQDANASRKIFVGNMSFKTTEDDLYRNFEKCGEIEWAKVATFEDTGKCKGFGWVKFQDPTAAAWAVKGFVKIKEAVDTEDDFKDDEEKDKSQQKQFKTRKWWVNRMLGRELKVELAEDDQVRYKKRFGKDRKALPDKDSNPRGRPPPRKYDQTNGAVRESHDTRGGAAKPLKEAEDISVARLTGAVVKHTGTKMTFD
- the STS1 gene encoding Tethering factor for nuclear proteasome sts1 yields the protein MNVLLSPQPPVFPHQHENPRLSPQRSLPPFHSMTSRKRKADEDGDETMSPRSSPTISARPLARPSKKVRSNEVIGRPLALPRLLETLDTSQLRTVLERICETHPDIGHEVVSQAPRPSVTSALQVLQGYEAKLKDAIPYGETSPEYTYYRIKEPLVALIDALSDFTPQFLPPNETQPTKSLEFLDEATNIIHRLPNWEPQTYRHHKETAYEEISKAWALVINEAGKRAGGLNLHTGGWDQILSRHNEQSGDRLASAIHTMSTSVGWIGANANPGAGGPSDPNSILNQLMSGTYGAPVRVGPW
- a CDS encoding hypothetical protein (EggNog:ENOG41~BUSCO:EOG09261PJZ), which produces MPAYVPRRVAFNVLITNGFTSPGDQHTTVTNPFEEPRIRVAEWAAKDIATISAKLDKQLGPEYISARAGPGGTKVHYLTAEKCITLANEVFGFNGWSSSIQNIQVDFADENPQTQRVSIGLSVIVRITLRDGTYHEDIGYGSIENAKGKAMAFEKAKKEGTTDGLKRALRSFGNVLGNCIYDKDYVKQVTKMKAEPVKKFDQDNLHRHADYIKRDVLRQEPAAASTSAAPAAPVVKTEPVPPLPVAESFDDYLGELDEADFCVPEDGHPDEIMLSTSILGQSANEGPINRTAAQQVQQQTGRSNSTGPPNRAPQTPIHGQQRPAPLNGAATLSNRPQGGPSGRTTPNQIGNPRLPPNGPQNMPETVGFFSAKAVNQLPESTLEGSSSARLVLPQGQQAFNPKAESPSIRKTPGIDHSSSKPVAKNGQHVAPTNSQVTVAPATRSNTNSFTPVRPSMPSSQSARGNVINPSLDQTRRIGAPSGPGSPLANRGSYRPPAMKRPPPVDGRTALADLPANGNGGTAPTAASGLEAKRQKTG
- a CDS encoding hypothetical protein (EggNog:ENOG41) is translated as MSVSVVASLRPLRRRCWQHPASGLLSVQLRSRTATVNFWAIVGLRSDQCRFQTSNSSNNRHDGDLEARKNQLPKKSQPTLPQITFRQFAGRALAAGLRSLVVAMSPTGIKTAFRQSPGATTLGIFIAYPRPFPCGNDISLGVVSVIGAYTVYLYFNYFYHYQFTRYPKPIANSLRRALYYTNISPDSELALKYYKRAMDQCAEHGLDPYSDEVLGIRIQTSHWLQKIGNYNGCLQVLEGILSDCNRWIRVMEHSVKEGKVNDEGRLVKPASETSKASSTHDVNNAASPNEQEATDEDFVPESLWHKRQRLLTKTVGIAIKLGELYADEHVLDPDSSQKHLIWAVETALKEFRRRKEEGIKPGEGDWLSPEQMGGAMESLGRDYERKNQFHLAIPLFFQALRLCEAPCHRPIIMNNLAASFAQHPIFVPPTSEPSEMIKELHDPAMPATRKECLEAAQNWAKNAYKHAKDVSGDERTEECDEACAVALCNWGDVAAMLGNNDLARKKYKQCIEMAGKLGFPHAVKQAQSGLAKLN